Proteins from a genomic interval of Pantoea deleyi:
- a CDS encoding Kdo(2)-lipid IV(A) acyltransferase yields MTQLPQFSRELLHPRYWLAWLGVASLYLLVLLPYPLLYVLGCNIGRIGMRFMKRRVSIARRNLELTFPDMPVNEREAMIKHNFESVGMGLIETGMAWFWPDWRINKWHKPSGLEHIQQAHDSQRGILLIGMHFLTLEIGARMFGIHNPGIGVYRPNDNKLIDWLQVKGRMRSNKSMIDRKDLKGMIRALKQGEIIWYAPDHDYGPRSSVFVPFFAVEKAATTVGTHLLIRTGKPAVIPFVPRRLPDGRGYELMILPDISGEFTLESDEVTAARMNKVVEEGVLLAPEQYMWLHRRFKTRPEGEPSRY; encoded by the coding sequence ATGACTCAGTTGCCTCAGTTTTCACGAGAACTGCTTCACCCACGCTATTGGCTGGCCTGGCTGGGTGTCGCTTCTCTTTATCTTTTGGTGCTACTTCCTTATCCCCTGCTCTATGTTCTCGGCTGTAATATTGGCCGTATCGGGATGCGTTTTATGAAGCGCCGCGTCAGCATCGCCCGCCGGAATCTGGAATTAACCTTCCCGGATATGCCGGTCAATGAGCGCGAAGCGATGATCAAGCACAATTTCGAATCGGTCGGCATGGGCCTGATTGAAACCGGTATGGCGTGGTTCTGGCCCGACTGGCGGATCAATAAATGGCATAAGCCTTCAGGTCTGGAGCATATTCAGCAGGCCCACGACAGCCAGCGCGGCATACTGCTTATCGGCATGCACTTTCTGACACTGGAAATTGGCGCGCGTATGTTTGGTATCCACAATCCGGGGATTGGCGTCTACCGTCCGAATGACAACAAGCTGATCGACTGGCTGCAGGTCAAAGGCAGAATGCGCTCGAACAAGAGCATGATCGATCGTAAAGATCTCAAGGGAATGATCCGCGCCCTGAAGCAGGGTGAGATCATCTGGTACGCACCGGATCACGATTATGGCCCGCGCAGCAGCGTCTTTGTGCCCTTCTTTGCCGTGGAAAAAGCCGCCACCACGGTCGGTACGCATCTGCTGATCCGCACCGGTAAACCCGCCGTCATCCCTTTCGTGCCCCGTCGTCTGCCTGACGGTCGCGGCTATGAACTGATGATTCTGCCTGACATCAGCGGTGAATTTACCCTGGAAAGCGACGAAGTGACCGCCGCCAGGATGAATAAAGTGGTTGAGGAAGGCGTGCTGCTGGCACCTGAACAGTACATGTGGCTCCACCGCCGTTTCAAAACGCGTCCGGAAGGCGAACCTTCACGCTACTAG